One part of the Herbiconiux aconitum genome encodes these proteins:
- a CDS encoding acetolactate decarboxylase gives MRRNRRAEKSVVQFSIVDALVAGLFDGVFTVGRIARSGTLGLGCGDHMDGELVVLDGEFRLFHGDGRMTVLGASDSLAFAEVVDFEPESSEFVVSVESLAALIADIHERVVSENIFHAVRFDAHFASISLREAKRQSKPYRPLAEAVQDQRENVVTDVSGTVLGFIAPHVFQGVTVAGAHLHFVDQSGEVGGHVLGLAGASGELAVESYSGVTVRLPSSAEYLAADLDLADADAAIRHAESDHQR, from the coding sequence ATGCGCCGAAATCGTCGGGCCGAGAAGTCGGTCGTCCAGTTTTCGATCGTCGACGCTTTGGTCGCCGGGCTCTTCGACGGGGTCTTCACCGTGGGGCGGATCGCCCGCAGCGGCACCCTCGGGCTCGGGTGCGGCGACCACATGGATGGCGAGCTCGTGGTTCTCGACGGGGAGTTCCGGCTCTTCCACGGCGACGGGCGGATGACCGTGCTCGGCGCATCCGATTCCCTCGCCTTCGCCGAGGTGGTCGACTTCGAGCCGGAGAGCTCCGAGTTCGTGGTGTCGGTCGAGTCGCTGGCTGCGCTGATCGCCGACATCCACGAGCGGGTGGTGAGTGAGAACATCTTTCACGCCGTGCGCTTCGATGCTCATTTCGCCTCCATCAGCCTGCGCGAGGCGAAGCGGCAGTCGAAGCCGTATCGTCCGCTCGCCGAGGCGGTGCAGGATCAGCGCGAGAACGTGGTGACCGACGTCTCGGGCACGGTGCTGGGTTTCATCGCTCCTCACGTGTTCCAGGGCGTGACGGTGGCGGGGGCTCACCTCCACTTCGTCGATCAGAGCGGTGAGGTGGGCGGGCACGTGCTCGGCCTGGCCGGGGCGAGCGGAGAGCTGGCGGTCGAGAGCTATTCGGGCGTCACCGTGCGGCTGCCTTCGTCGGCCGAGTATCTCGCGGCCGATCTCGACCTCGCCGACGCCGATGCCGCCATCCGGCACGCCGAATCGGATCATCAGCGGTGA
- a CDS encoding CDP-glycerol glycerophosphotransferase family protein, translating into MGVLNDAKLGWTVVRDLLRSRRVRAKLSTQLAARAPLTRRRFEIGVYFADGEVNLYQLRQWYKPLLELSKTHPVVILSRNPSGASALLDESPLPVAYVRKVDELEQFIAEQDLKIVFYVNQNARNFQMMRYGRRWHVFINHGESDKMYMTTNQFKAYDYSFVAGDAAVSRLKRVLWDYDFDKRAIPIGRPQADHYTGTVPFERDGRTVVLYAPTWEGDRPAAAYGSIASHGVGLVRDILSSPDHRLIYRPHPRSGVLDPAYSAANREIAAAIAAANRDDPTAQHVHDTGAELGWQLAVADVAVVDVSAMVYDRLATGKPLLITRPVSPDAEIDTGGYLSDCEWLLAEQAPQVLSRIEQVSHDSAANVRLGRWVSHYFGDTAPGAATRRFHGAVEGLLAEWSRNAALHARDELVDGSEAYAEHDDERL; encoded by the coding sequence GTGGGTGTACTGAACGATGCGAAGCTCGGCTGGACTGTGGTGCGAGACCTCCTGCGCTCCCGGCGGGTGCGTGCGAAACTCTCGACGCAGCTCGCCGCGCGTGCGCCACTGACCCGGCGTCGCTTCGAGATCGGTGTGTACTTCGCCGACGGCGAGGTGAACCTCTACCAGCTCCGGCAGTGGTACAAGCCGCTGCTCGAGCTCTCGAAGACGCATCCCGTCGTCATCCTCAGTCGCAACCCGAGCGGTGCCAGCGCTCTGCTCGACGAGAGCCCGTTGCCCGTCGCCTACGTGCGCAAGGTCGACGAACTCGAACAGTTCATCGCCGAGCAAGACCTGAAGATCGTGTTCTATGTGAACCAGAACGCTCGCAACTTCCAGATGATGCGCTACGGCCGCCGGTGGCACGTGTTCATCAATCATGGCGAGAGCGACAAGATGTACATGACCACGAACCAGTTCAAGGCCTACGACTACAGCTTCGTGGCCGGCGATGCCGCCGTCTCGCGGCTGAAGCGGGTGCTCTGGGACTACGACTTCGACAAGCGCGCCATTCCGATCGGTCGGCCCCAGGCCGATCACTACACCGGCACGGTGCCGTTCGAGCGCGACGGGCGCACGGTGGTGCTCTACGCCCCCACCTGGGAGGGTGACCGGCCGGCTGCCGCCTACGGCTCCATCGCCTCCCACGGTGTGGGGCTCGTGCGCGACATCCTGTCGTCGCCCGATCACCGCCTGATCTACCGCCCGCACCCGCGCAGCGGAGTGCTCGACCCGGCCTATTCGGCAGCGAATCGCGAGATCGCTGCGGCCATCGCGGCGGCGAACCGCGACGACCCCACCGCCCAGCACGTGCACGACACCGGCGCCGAGCTCGGCTGGCAACTCGCGGTGGCCGATGTCGCCGTGGTCGACGTGTCGGCGATGGTCTATGACCGGCTGGCCACGGGCAAGCCGTTGCTCATCACCCGACCGGTGTCACCGGATGCGGAGATCGACACCGGCGGCTACCTCTCCGATTGCGAGTGGCTGCTCGCCGAGCAGGCGCCACAGGTGCTGTCACGGATCGAACAGGTCTCGCACGACTCGGCGGCGAACGTGCGACTCGGTCGGTGGGTCAGCCACTACTTCGGCGACACCGCGCCCGGTGCCGCCACCCGGCGCTTCCACGGGGCGGTCGAAGGACTGCTCGCCGAGTGGTCGCGCAACGCGGCACTGCACGCCCGTGACGAGCTGGTGGACGGCAGCGAGGCCTACGCCGAGCACGACGACGAGCGACTGTAG
- a CDS encoding LLM class F420-dependent oxidoreductase has translation MARFGYTLMTEQSGPKELVRYAIAAEEVGFDFEVSSDHYSPWLTEQGHAPYAWTVLGAVAQATSRVELATYVTCPTMRYHPAVIAQKAATMQILSDGRFILGLGSGENLNEHVVGQGWPAVDARQDMLEEAVQIIRELHTGELVTWEGDYFRVDSARIWDAPDGGVPLGLAVSGDKSIARFAPLGDHLIAVEPDASLVSGWASANGGPAPRSIGQIPICWDPSASAAVARAHEQFRWFGGGWSVNADLPTPAGFAGASQFVRPDDVSSSIPCGPDLDAIAESVRPYLEAGFTDVALVQVGDEGQDRFLAEAAGPLLEKLRAL, from the coding sequence ATGGCGCGCTTCGGCTACACCTTGATGACGGAACAGAGCGGACCGAAGGAACTCGTCCGCTATGCGATCGCTGCAGAAGAGGTGGGCTTCGACTTCGAGGTCTCGAGTGACCACTACTCGCCCTGGCTCACCGAGCAGGGGCATGCGCCTTACGCCTGGACGGTGCTCGGAGCCGTCGCGCAGGCCACCTCGCGGGTGGAGCTCGCGACCTACGTGACCTGCCCGACGATGCGCTACCACCCGGCGGTGATCGCGCAGAAGGCGGCGACGATGCAGATCCTCTCCGACGGGCGCTTCATCCTGGGTCTGGGTTCGGGTGAGAACCTCAACGAGCACGTGGTCGGCCAGGGCTGGCCGGCGGTCGATGCCCGGCAGGACATGCTCGAGGAGGCCGTGCAGATCATCCGTGAGCTGCACACCGGCGAGCTGGTGACGTGGGAAGGCGACTACTTCCGGGTCGACTCGGCCCGTATCTGGGACGCGCCGGATGGCGGCGTTCCCCTCGGCTTGGCCGTCTCGGGCGACAAGTCCATCGCCCGGTTCGCGCCACTCGGCGACCACCTGATCGCGGTCGAACCGGACGCGTCGCTCGTGTCGGGCTGGGCGTCGGCGAACGGCGGGCCGGCTCCCCGCTCGATCGGGCAGATCCCGATCTGCTGGGACCCGTCCGCGTCGGCCGCGGTCGCGAGGGCGCACGAGCAGTTCCGGTGGTTCGGTGGCGGATGGTCGGTGAACGCCGATCTGCCGACGCCGGCCGGATTCGCGGGCGCAAGCCAATTCGTGCGGCCCGACGACGTGTCGTCGTCGATCCCGTGCGGGCCCGACCTGGATGCCATCGCCGAGAGTGTGCGGCCCTACCTGGAGGCGGGGTTCACGGATGTGGCGCTGGTGCAGGTGGGCGACGAGGGGCAGGATCGATTCCTTGCTGAGGCTGCCGGGCCGCTGTTGGAGAAGCTCCGGGCGCTCTGA
- a CDS encoding SDR family oxidoreductase: MTIVVTGATGHLGHFTVDHLLARGIPASDIVAAGRDASKLAELAETLPGVRTAAIDFSDPASLDSAIAGASAVVLVSASEPGNRVALHANVIEAAKRAGVERIVYTSAPHATTSPLVLAPEHKATEELLAASGLTTTILRNNWYSENYLSALEQARETGVFLTSTGSGRVASASRTDYAEAIAAVLTTPGHEGAVYELSGDVAWTGSDFAAAASEVLGRPVVYRSVSPEEHLAILTDAGLDAGTAGFVVALDGNIRDGLLAETSGELAQLIGHPTTPLVEALRAL; this comes from the coding sequence ATGACCATCGTCGTCACCGGCGCCACCGGCCACCTCGGCCACTTCACCGTCGACCACCTGCTCGCGCGAGGCATCCCGGCCTCCGACATCGTCGCCGCCGGTCGCGACGCGTCCAAGCTGGCCGAGCTGGCTGAGACCCTTCCCGGCGTGCGCACCGCGGCCATCGACTTCAGCGACCCTGCGAGCCTCGATTCGGCGATCGCGGGCGCATCCGCCGTTGTGCTCGTCTCTGCGAGCGAGCCCGGCAACAGAGTGGCGTTGCACGCGAACGTCATCGAAGCGGCCAAGCGGGCGGGTGTCGAGCGGATCGTCTACACCAGTGCCCCGCACGCCACCACCTCTCCACTCGTTCTGGCGCCTGAGCACAAGGCGACCGAGGAACTCCTCGCCGCTTCGGGACTCACCACGACGATCCTCCGCAACAACTGGTACAGCGAGAACTACCTGTCGGCACTCGAGCAGGCTCGAGAGACCGGCGTGTTCCTCACCAGCACCGGTTCGGGCCGGGTGGCCAGCGCCTCGCGCACCGACTACGCCGAAGCGATCGCGGCCGTGCTCACCACTCCCGGCCACGAAGGCGCCGTCTACGAGCTCTCGGGCGACGTCGCGTGGACCGGTTCCGACTTCGCTGCCGCGGCTTCCGAGGTGCTCGGCCGCCCGGTGGTCTACCGCTCGGTGAGCCCCGAGGAGCATCTCGCGATCCTCACCGACGCAGGATTGGATGCCGGGACGGCGGGCTTCGTGGTCGCGCTCGACGGCAACATCCGCGACGGTCTGCTCGCCGAGACCTCCGGCGAGCTCGCCCAACTGATCGGGCACCCGACGACGCCGCTGGTGGAGGCGTTGCGCGCCCTCTGA
- a CDS encoding HNH endonuclease signature motif containing protein yields MKSLFVTRIEELDARLDAAIDELREIDLQTAALDARRARCLAAAAQIADERAALVSPVGREFSAAREGERTLVAVEIATATLRSERTVARLMNEAEQLVRDYPTTLTALENGRVSALHTRHLVAHACTLPAEARPEFEARLLVEAAVLPAHRFADRARRMRETAHPESIMTRHRQAREERSVWLSPECDGMATLTHHLPAVDAVAIDDLLDKIARAERSDTDPRTHPQRRADALTRLVLTPDNPARPASITPAVLVTIPAATVAGASDEPGDLHGYGPIDADTARQIAATAPTFLRVLTHPVTGEPKMVTRHWGRAAADHLPTNGATPRTTSAGRRTGTAAPLITCATRPTSGTGRHAEGTTLPTTGTGRHTAETHPTADTGRHTDGGTHPTTGAGRHDETGRDRYSAPPELRLVLAAIDQTCRFPGCGHRANRCELDHTRDWAHGGGTTAENLTYLCSRHHHLKHDTGWTVKPDPDRPRHLNWRSPHGRHHHTAPPRAPAD; encoded by the coding sequence ATGAAGAGCTTGTTCGTGACCCGCATCGAGGAGCTCGACGCGCGCCTCGATGCCGCGATCGACGAGCTACGCGAGATCGACCTTCAGACGGCCGCGTTGGATGCCCGCCGGGCCCGGTGCCTGGCCGCGGCGGCCCAGATCGCCGACGAACGGGCCGCGCTGGTGTCGCCGGTCGGTCGCGAGTTCTCGGCCGCCCGGGAGGGGGAACGCACACTGGTCGCGGTCGAGATCGCCACTGCGACATTGCGGTCGGAGCGCACCGTGGCGCGGCTGATGAACGAGGCCGAGCAACTCGTGCGCGACTACCCGACCACACTCACCGCCCTCGAAAACGGCCGGGTGTCGGCGTTGCACACCCGGCACCTCGTCGCCCACGCCTGCACCCTGCCCGCCGAGGCCCGGCCCGAGTTCGAAGCCCGGCTGCTCGTCGAGGCCGCCGTGCTGCCCGCGCACCGCTTCGCCGACAGGGCCCGCCGGATGCGCGAAACCGCCCACCCGGAATCCATCATGACGCGTCACCGGCAGGCGCGGGAGGAGCGGAGCGTGTGGCTCTCTCCCGAGTGCGACGGGATGGCGACCCTCACCCACCACCTGCCCGCAGTCGACGCGGTCGCGATCGACGACCTCCTCGACAAGATCGCCCGCGCCGAACGCTCCGACACCGACCCACGCACCCACCCGCAACGCCGCGCCGACGCCCTCACCCGACTGGTGCTCACCCCCGACAACCCGGCCCGGCCCGCATCCATCACCCCCGCCGTGCTCGTCACCATCCCCGCCGCGACCGTCGCGGGAGCATCCGACGAACCGGGCGACCTGCACGGCTACGGCCCGATCGACGCCGACACCGCCCGCCAAATCGCGGCCACCGCGCCGACGTTCCTCCGGGTTCTGACCCACCCGGTCACCGGGGAGCCGAAAATGGTCACCCGACACTGGGGCCGTGCGGCCGCCGACCACCTGCCCACCAACGGCGCCACGCCCCGCACGACCAGCGCCGGCCGCCGCACTGGCACCGCTGCCCCCTTGATCACTTGCGCCACCCGCCCCACCTCCGGCACTGGCCGCCACGCCGAGGGCACCACCCTCCCCACCACCGGCACCGGCCGCCACACCGCCGAAACCCACCCCACCGCCGACACCGGCCGCCACACCGACGGCGGCACCCACCCCACGACCGGCGCCGGCCGACACGATGAGACCGGGCGCGACCGGTACAGCGCCCCACCCGAACTGCGGCTCGTGCTCGCCGCGATCGACCAGACCTGCCGATTCCCCGGCTGCGGACACCGCGCCAACCGCTGCGAACTCGACCACACCCGAGACTGGGCCCACGGCGGCGGCACCACCGCCGAGAACCTCACCTACCTCTGCTCCCGCCACCACCACCTGAAACACGACACCGGCTGGACCGTCAAGCCCGACCCCGACCGGCCACGCCACCTCAATTGGCGCAGCCCCCACGGCCGCCACCACCACACCGCACCCCCACGCGCCCCCGCCGACTGA
- a CDS encoding MOSC domain-containing protein: MSAGELVVEYPVEIVHLLVSSVHRYEGRPADGPLPVPPGEIESRSEVEVREGLGIVGDRYFGRPAHKRAAVTVMAAESLDAVQALLGVAHPFDLGATRRNITLRGVDVDALAGVEFSLDSGSGPVLFRGHRPANPCAWMNVTLAPGAHKALRGRGGVRSEPLSTGVLSLGPAVLRVADALGGVEPLRS; the protein is encoded by the coding sequence GTGAGTGCCGGAGAGCTCGTGGTCGAGTACCCGGTGGAGATCGTGCACTTGCTGGTGTCATCGGTGCATCGCTACGAGGGCCGACCGGCCGACGGGCCGCTGCCGGTGCCGCCAGGTGAGATCGAGTCGCGCTCGGAGGTCGAGGTGCGGGAAGGGCTCGGCATCGTGGGTGACCGCTACTTCGGGCGCCCTGCGCACAAGCGCGCCGCCGTCACCGTGATGGCCGCCGAGTCGCTCGACGCGGTGCAGGCGCTGCTGGGTGTGGCGCATCCGTTCGACCTCGGGGCCACTCGGCGCAACATCACGCTCCGCGGAGTCGATGTGGACGCCCTTGCCGGTGTGGAGTTCAGTCTCGACTCGGGCTCCGGGCCGGTGCTGTTCCGCGGGCATCGACCCGCGAACCCCTGCGCCTGGATGAACGTGACGCTCGCCCCAGGGGCGCACAAGGCTCTGCGAGGGCGGGGAGGCGTGCGAAGCGAGCCCCTGTCGACGGGAGTGCTGAGCCTGGGGCCGGCGGTGTTGCGGGTAGCAGATGCACTGGGGGGAGTCGAGCCCCTCCGGAGTTAG
- a CDS encoding glycosyltransferase family 2 protein yields the protein MTQPTSEPTAERPGVSYVMPVLNEVTHVEAAIASLLDQDYEGPFDVIVALGPSIDGTTELLERLSVVDPRIRVIDNPTGSTPSGLNVAIGASQYPIVVRVDAHSLLPRDYTRIAVETMLRTGAANVGGIMKAEGTTPFESAVAIAYGSKAGLGGGAHHVGGKEGPAETVYLGVFRREWLTKVGLFNEDIRRGQDWELNRRLRASGGVVWFTPALVVIYRPRPSLERLARQFFSTGLWRGELARRFFTANALKYFVPPVTVAVVVLGFLAGVVGLVLLGVGTAQGDSTLAAVGVGLVFGFIVPIVYLLFVAVAAIDAARRGGGRTGAWFLIVLPCIHFSWGLGFILGFLTLTKNITAHTGR from the coding sequence ATGACCCAGCCCACATCGGAGCCCACGGCGGAGCGACCGGGCGTCTCCTACGTGATGCCGGTGCTCAACGAGGTCACTCACGTCGAAGCGGCCATCGCCAGCCTGCTCGATCAGGACTACGAGGGCCCTTTCGACGTGATCGTGGCGCTCGGGCCGTCGATCGACGGCACCACCGAGCTGCTCGAGCGGCTCTCGGTGGTCGATCCGCGCATCCGGGTCATCGACAACCCCACCGGATCGACGCCGAGCGGGTTGAACGTCGCCATCGGCGCATCACAGTATCCGATCGTGGTGCGAGTGGATGCTCATTCCCTGCTCCCGCGCGACTACACGCGCATCGCCGTGGAGACCATGCTCCGCACGGGCGCGGCGAACGTGGGCGGCATCATGAAGGCCGAGGGCACGACCCCCTTCGAGAGCGCCGTCGCGATCGCCTACGGCTCGAAGGCCGGCCTCGGCGGCGGCGCCCACCACGTGGGGGGCAAGGAGGGCCCGGCCGAGACGGTGTATCTCGGCGTCTTCCGCCGCGAGTGGCTGACGAAGGTCGGGCTGTTCAACGAAGACATCCGGCGGGGTCAGGACTGGGAGCTGAACCGGCGCCTGCGGGCATCCGGTGGCGTGGTGTGGTTCACGCCCGCGCTCGTGGTGATCTACCGGCCACGCCCTTCGCTCGAGCGGCTGGCCCGCCAGTTCTTCTCCACCGGCCTCTGGCGCGGCGAACTCGCACGACGTTTCTTCACCGCGAATGCGTTGAAGTACTTCGTGCCGCCGGTCACGGTCGCCGTGGTGGTGCTCGGGTTCCTGGCCGGAGTGGTCGGGCTCGTTCTGCTCGGCGTCGGCACGGCCCAGGGCGACTCCACGCTCGCGGCGGTCGGCGTGGGTCTCGTGTTCGGCTTCATCGTGCCGATCGTCTACCTGCTCTTCGTGGCGGTGGCGGCGATCGACGCCGCTCGCCGTGGCGGCGGTCGCACGGGGGCGTGGTTTCTCATAGTCTTGCCGTGCATCCATTTCAGCTGGGGGCTCGGGTTCATCCTCGGATTCCTCACGCTGACGAAGAACATCACGGCGCACACGGGAAGGTGA
- a CDS encoding CDP-alcohol phosphatidyltransferase family protein encodes MSQFPHGRPASARRPSSIAELKAVAQPPEVRGRRNAEHWTASLYLRRLSPYVTWVLLKTSISANGVTGLMILTGWATAAALLIPGIGGAALALVLGQLQMLVDCCDGEVARWRGTSSPAGVFLDKVGHYTTESLIPIALGIRAAGYPFEAPEDFLWTTLGLLLALVIVLNKALNDMVHVARANAGLDKLADKQGESEPSQALVARLRRAARYLPFHRLYHSVELTMLIFAFAIVGLFIGGVFADRILLVALVPLSILALIGHFVAIMASKRVRS; translated from the coding sequence GTGTCGCAATTCCCTCACGGCCGGCCCGCGTCTGCACGCCGGCCCTCCTCGATCGCCGAGCTCAAGGCCGTCGCGCAACCTCCTGAGGTTCGCGGCCGACGCAACGCCGAGCACTGGACGGCGTCGCTCTACCTCCGCCGCCTCTCGCCCTACGTCACCTGGGTGCTGCTGAAGACCTCGATCTCGGCCAACGGTGTGACGGGCCTGATGATCCTCACCGGGTGGGCGACCGCCGCAGCCCTGCTCATCCCGGGTATCGGGGGAGCGGCGCTCGCGCTCGTGCTCGGCCAGCTGCAGATGCTCGTCGACTGCTGCGACGGCGAGGTCGCGCGCTGGCGAGGAACGTCGTCGCCGGCGGGGGTGTTCCTCGACAAGGTGGGGCACTACACGACCGAGTCGCTCATTCCGATCGCGCTCGGCATCCGGGCAGCCGGCTACCCGTTCGAGGCGCCTGAGGACTTCCTCTGGACCACCCTCGGCCTCCTGCTCGCGCTCGTCATCGTGCTGAACAAGGCGCTCAACGACATGGTGCACGTGGCCCGTGCGAACGCGGGGCTCGACAAGCTGGCCGACAAGCAGGGCGAATCTGAGCCGTCCCAGGCGCTCGTGGCCCGCTTGCGCCGCGCTGCGCGCTACCTGCCTTTCCACCGCCTGTACCACTCGGTGGAACTGACGATGCTGATCTTCGCGTTCGCGATCGTGGGACTGTTCATCGGTGGGGTGTTCGCCGACCGCATCCTGCTGGTCGCGCTCGTGCCCCTGTCGATCCTCGCGTTGATCGGGCACTTCGTGGCGATCATGGCGTCGAAACGGGTGCGCTCCTGA
- a CDS encoding glycosyltransferase family 2 protein yields MSDLVPTIGVVLLTQGKRPDDLRRGAESLLAQVGVALDIVCVGNGWVPVGLPDAVRTLALPANVGIPAGRNAGAAEVSGDYIFFLDDDASLPDPSFLADAVAHIRNDPGIGLLQPRVVDPSGATNPRRWVPRIRKGSATQSSNVFSVWEGATLLPRAVFDATGGWAAPFFYAHEGIELAWRVWDQGLRTWYAGDLVANHPAIEPTRHAYYYRLNARNRVWLAKRNLPAVLVPLYVGSWTGIQILRWARRPAALRAWFGGWAEGWRTDAGERRPISWRTVWRMTRAGRPPIV; encoded by the coding sequence CTGAGCGACCTCGTGCCGACGATCGGGGTGGTGCTGCTCACCCAGGGCAAGCGCCCCGACGACCTGCGCCGAGGCGCCGAGTCGCTGCTGGCCCAGGTGGGCGTGGCGCTCGACATCGTCTGCGTCGGAAACGGCTGGGTTCCGGTGGGGCTCCCGGATGCCGTGCGCACGCTGGCCTTGCCGGCCAACGTCGGCATACCGGCCGGTCGCAATGCGGGCGCTGCCGAAGTTTCGGGCGACTACATCTTCTTCCTCGACGACGACGCCAGTCTGCCCGACCCGTCGTTCCTGGCCGACGCGGTCGCGCACATCCGGAACGACCCCGGTATCGGCTTGCTGCAACCGCGCGTGGTCGACCCCTCGGGTGCCACGAATCCGCGTCGCTGGGTGCCGCGCATCCGCAAGGGCTCGGCCACACAATCGAGCAACGTGTTCTCGGTGTGGGAGGGCGCGACGCTGCTGCCGCGCGCCGTCTTCGACGCGACGGGCGGCTGGGCCGCGCCGTTCTTCTACGCCCACGAGGGCATCGAACTCGCCTGGCGCGTGTGGGACCAAGGGCTCCGCACCTGGTACGCGGGCGACCTCGTGGCCAACCACCCCGCGATCGAACCCACCCGGCACGCGTACTACTACCGGTTGAACGCACGCAACCGGGTGTGGCTCGCGAAGCGTAATCTGCCGGCGGTACTGGTGCCCCTCTACGTGGGCAGCTGGACGGGCATCCAGATCCTGCGCTGGGCACGGCGCCCCGCCGCCCTCCGCGCGTGGTTCGGCGGCTGGGCCGAGGGCTGGCGCACCGACGCGGGGGAGCGCCGCCCGATCTCCTGGCGCACGGTCTGGCGGATGACCCGGGCCGGCCGACCGCCCATCGTCTGA
- a CDS encoding trypsin-like peptidase domain-containing protein: MSESTENPDGIPADNAGAAHDAQSSESTPEAQQPTAPVTPATPEFSHRDDTTAVVPPVVPPVPAHPTTPAGATAAQPTVPQPTQSQPTSVNPHLAGYPAPQAPAQQSPYGQTAQSQAPYGQAPHAAQSGQPAHTANYGNGSFGTPTAGTPPYGAVPDPNFNSAMYAASGAYTQAPAAPAKKRRGGVALIAALAIGALIGGASGAGVTAWAVSQNGGSTSNTASSPTSITVNNPDDANLITAVAAKASPSVVTISVQSDQAAGTGSGVVLTDDGYIVTNTHVVTLDGATASPDIKVQTNDGKLYSATVVGTDPVADLAVIKLTDASGLTPIEFGDSSKLNVGDVAIAIGAPLGLSGTVTNGIVSALNRSITVASSAAPDDTETNPTPDDGNGNGDQGPYDFWNFDLPGQGGQGQQQQQQAPTQQSSISLSVIQTDAAINPGNSGGALLDSEGKLIGVNVAIASAGSGDSSGGQSGNIGVGFSIPANLVQRVTQEIIKNGSATHGLLGATVGDASSEADSTTAGAIIQSVSAGGAAEKAGLQAGDVVTAFNGLPITDSIDLTAQVRTQPAGGTAKITFTRGGDSKTVEVTLGQLAS; encoded by the coding sequence ATGTCAGAGAGCACCGAGAACCCCGACGGCATCCCGGCCGACAACGCGGGCGCCGCGCACGACGCCCAGTCCTCGGAGTCGACGCCCGAGGCGCAGCAGCCCACGGCGCCCGTCACACCCGCCACCCCCGAATTCTCCCACCGCGACGACACGACGGCTGTGGTGCCGCCGGTCGTTCCGCCCGTGCCGGCCCATCCGACGACGCCGGCCGGGGCCACGGCGGCGCAGCCGACCGTGCCGCAGCCGACCCAGTCTCAGCCGACGTCGGTGAACCCGCACCTCGCGGGCTACCCGGCTCCGCAGGCCCCGGCTCAGCAGAGCCCTTACGGCCAGACGGCGCAGTCGCAGGCCCCCTACGGCCAGGCGCCGCACGCCGCGCAGTCGGGCCAGCCCGCTCACACTGCCAACTACGGCAACGGCTCCTTCGGCACCCCCACGGCCGGCACCCCGCCCTACGGCGCGGTTCCCGACCCGAACTTCAACTCGGCGATGTATGCCGCGTCGGGTGCCTACACCCAGGCGCCGGCCGCTCCGGCGAAGAAGCGTCGCGGCGGGGTCGCGCTCATCGCGGCACTGGCCATCGGCGCCCTCATCGGCGGCGCGTCCGGAGCGGGCGTCACCGCCTGGGCCGTGAGCCAGAACGGCGGATCGACGAGCAACACGGCGTCGAGCCCCACCAGCATCACGGTGAACAACCCGGATGACGCGAACCTCATCACCGCGGTCGCCGCGAAGGCCTCGCCCTCCGTCGTCACCATTTCGGTGCAGAGCGACCAGGCAGCCGGCACCGGCTCGGGCGTCGTGCTCACCGACGACGGCTACATCGTGACCAACACCCACGTCGTCACCCTCGACGGCGCCACGGCGAGCCCCGACATCAAGGTGCAGACCAACGACGGCAAGCTCTACAGCGCCACCGTCGTCGGCACCGACCCGGTCGCCGACCTGGCGGTCATCAAGCTGACCGACGCATCCGGGCTCACCCCGATCGAGTTCGGCGACTCGTCGAAGCTCAACGTCGGTGACGTCGCCATCGCCATCGGCGCGCCGCTCGGCCTTTCCGGCACCGTCACCAACGGAATCGTCAGCGCGCTGAACCGCAGCATCACCGTGGCTTCCTCGGCCGCTCCCGACGACACCGAGACCAACCCCACGCCCGACGACGGCAACGGCAACGGCGACCAGGGCCCCTACGACTTCTGGAACTTCGACCTCCCGGGTCAGGGCGGTCAGGGGCAGCAGCAACAGCAGCAGGCTCCCACCCAGCAGTCGAGCATCTCGCTCTCGGTCATCCAGACCGACGCGGCGATCAATCCCGGCAACTCCGGTGGTGCGCTCCTCGACTCCGAGGGCAAGCTGATCGGCGTGAACGTGGCGATCGCGAGTGCGGGATCGGGCGACAGCTCGGGCGGCCAGTCGGGCAACATCGGTGTCGGCTTCTCGATTCCGGCGAACCTCGTGCAGCGCGTCACGCAGGAGATCATCAAGAACGGGTCGGCCACCCACGGCCTCCTCGGCGCCACGGTGGGCGACGCCTCCTCCGAGGCCGACAGCACCACCGCGGGCGCGATCATCCAGTCGGTGTCCGCCGGTGGAGCGGCCGAGAAGGCGGGACTGCAGGCCGGTGACGTGGTGACCGCGTTCAACGGACTGCCGATCACCGACTCGATCGACCTCACCGCCCAGGTGCGCACCCAGCCCGCGGGCGGCACCGCCAAGATCACCTTCACCCGTGGCGGCGACTCCAAGACGGTCGAGGTCACGCTGGGGCAGCTCGCCTCGTAA